One Halobacterium wangiae genomic window, TGGCTCCGACGCCGGGTCACGCTGAATCGAGCAGGTCGCTCGCCGTGACGAGCGCCTCCATCTCGACGCCGTGCTCGGCGAGCAGGTCGCGGCCACCCTCCTCCCTGTCGACCACGAGCAGCGCCCGGTTCACCGTTGCGCCGGCGTCGCGAAGCGCCGTCACGGCGTCCATCGCCGACTGCCCGGTGGTGGCGATGTCCTCGACGACGACGACCTCCTCGCCGTCGTCGAGGCGGCCCTCGATGCGGTTGCCCGTGCCGTACTCCTTGGCCTGCTTGCGCGCGATGACGTACGGGACGTCCGCGACCACGGACGTCGCGGCGGCGAGGGGCACGCCGCCGAGTGCCACGCCGCCGAGTTTCGTCCCGGGGTCGACGCGCTCCGCGAACGCCTCCGCGATGGCGCGCAGGCACTCTGGGTCCGTCTCGAAGAGGTACTTGTCCACGTAGTACTCCGAGGTGCCGCCGTGGGAGAGTTCGAACTCGCCGAACTGGACGGCGTCCGCGTCCCGCAGCGCCGCGATGAGGTCGTCGTTCGCCATTGGCAGAGACGGCGCGCCGGTCCAGTAAAAGGTGTCCGGTCAGCGGCGCCCGCCTGGGTCGGAGTCGTACCCCAAATTGGTTTGGCGGACGCCGACGAACCGACCGTCCGTGCAGGTCCGGGAGGCTACACCGGCGGACGCCGAAGCCGTCGCCCGCGTCGCCGACGCGGCGTGGCACGACGCCCACGCCGGCATCGTCGGCGAAGACGCAGTCGAGGCGTTCCTCGCGGAGTACTACGACCCGGACGCCCTCCGCGAACGATACCGCGACGCGGAGAGCGTGACGTTCGTCGCCGAGGACACCGAACGAGTCGTCGGCTACGCGAGCGGCGTGCCCGCAGACGACGGCTACACGCTCGGGTCACTGTACGTCCACCCCGACCGGCAGGGAGCGGGCATCGGCAGTCGACTGCTCGCCCGTGTCGAGGACGCCGCCCGCCAGGCAGACTACGACGCCGTGGACCTCGTGGTGATGGCCGGGAACGACGACTCCATCGGCTTCTACGAGTCGAAGGGGTACGAGCGCGTGGACGACCACTACGACGAGCTGCTCGACGTCGACGGCTACGTGTACGAGAAACCGGTCTAGCGCGCGGGAAGCATCCGGCGACCGAGCGGGTCGAAGACCCCGGAAGGTCGCCGGTTCACCGCGCCGCAGGCGCGGGCGCCGAGGACCCCCGGAGTGGGGTCCGACGGCGCTTTTGGGCGAGCTTTTACCGAGCGAGGCGGCCGAAGGCCGCCGAGCGCAGCGTAAAAGCTCGCTCACCAGGGCTCGTCTTTGAGCCCCAACTGGTACGCGCCGACGTTGGTGCCGACGTGGAGGACGGGCGTGAGGACGAGCACGGCGACGACCACCTCGAGGGTGAACGTGTCGCCGAACCAGGCGGGGGCGGCGAGTGCGGTGAGCACGAGCGCGACGACGACGAAGTCGAGCTGGTCGACGAGCGGGAAGGCGGCGCCGCGTTCGCGGCCGGTGCGCCGCTTGAGGAACGACGCGAGGATGTCGCCGAGCATCGCGCCGGCCGGGAGCGCGACCGTCGCGGCGAGCGGGAACGCCGGGAGTGGGACGCCGAGTGCTTCGCTCGCGGCGGGTTCGAGGGTGTTCAGCGCGGCGGTGAGCGCGACGCCGGCAAGCGTCCCGACGAACGTGCCCCGCCACGTCTTTCCGTCGCCGAGGACGCGGCGACCGTTCCACGTGCGGCCGCCGTCGATGGGGCGGCCGCCGCCCGCGAGCACCGCGACGTTGTTCGGGACGTAGGCGGGGAGCATCGCCCAGAACGCGACGGCGACGGTGGCTGCGAGATCCATGCTCGCCGGTGCACGTGGCGGCCGCAAAAACCCGTGGGTTTCCGGGACACGGGTCGTTTAAGGGAGGGCGGCCCACAGGGACACGTATGATACCGCCCATCGCGAGTCGGTTCGTCGCGGGGGAGTCACCTGCGGCGGCGTTAGACCACGTCGACGACCTGAACGACCAGGGGGTGAAGGCGATCCTCAACCTGCTCGGCGAGCACTACGAGGAGCGCCCGCCCGCCGACGAGGACGCGGCAGCGTACGAGGACCTCGTCCGGGACATCTCGGGGAGCGGGCTGGACGCCTGCATCTCCGTGAAGCCCTCGCAGATCGGCCTCGACGTCGGCGACGACGTGTTCGCGGAGAACCTCGCGGACATCGCCGCGGTGGCCGACGAGCACGGCGTGTTCACGTGGGTGGACATGGAGGACCACGAGACGACCGACGCGACGCTGGACGCCTTCGAGGACCTCACGACCGAGTACGAGGGCGGCGTCGGCGTCTGCGTGCAGGCGAACCTCAAGCGGACGGAGGAGGACCTCGAACGCCTCGCCGACCTCCCGGGGAAGGTACGCCTCGTCAAGGGCGCGTACGACGAGCCGCGGGAGCTCGCGTACAAGAACAAAGAGCGCGTCAACGAGGCCTACCGGACCTACCTGAAGTTCATGTTCCAGGAGTTCGACGACGGCGTCGCGGTGGGGAGCCACGACCCCGAGATGATTGCACTCGCCCGCGACCTCCACGACGAGTACGGGACGGACTACGAGATCCAGATGCTGATGGGCGTGCGCGACGACGCGCAGGTCGAACTCGCGGCGGAGGACGTCGAGGTCTGGCAGTACGTGCCGTACGGCGACAAGTGGTTCTCGTACTTCTACCGGCGTGCGATGGAGCGCAAGGAGAACATGCTGTTCGCGCTGCGGGCCGTCCTCGGGCGGTAGCGGGGCACCTCGCAATCAATTTAAGTCCTGCCTCTATGGGTTCGGGTATGACCTCGTGGAAGCGGGACTTCGCGAGCGGACTCATCGTCCTCGTGCCGATCCTGGTCACGGCCTACGTCATCTACTGGCTGTTCGGCATCATCGCGGGCATCGCGGGTATCGCGACGTCCATCGACGACCCGGTGACCGCGGTAGGGCTGACGCTGCTGGTGTTCGTGTTGCTGGTGTTCTCGGTGGGCTACCTGATGCGGACGGCCGTCGGGGGCCTCGTCGAGGGCGTCATCGACGACCTGATGAACCGACTGCCGATTCTCCGCATCGTCTACAACGCCTCGAAGATGGCCGTCGAGACGGTGCTCTCCGGTGGCACCGGCGAGTTCCAGAAACCCGTGAAGATCACGCCGTGGCACGGGATGCGGATGACCGCGTTCAAGACCGGGAAGACGACCGACGACGGCCGCGAGGTGGTGTTCATGCCGACCTCCCCGAACATCACCACGGGGTTCGTCATCGAGGTCGAACCCGAGGACATCGAGGAGACGGGAGAGAGCGTCGAGGACGCGCTGACGCGCGTGTTGAGTGCCGGCTTCGGCGAGAACGACAACAAGAGCATCGACGAGTTCGTCGGCGACGACGAGTAGCGGTTCGGGCAGTCGGCTCTCTGGCGGGAATTGTTCTGCGGGGAAGCGAGAACCGAGACGTTCGGTGAAGTGTGTCTATCGAGGGCGCGAGTTCAGACGTAGTGGAACCACTCCTCGCGCTCGCCGGCCTCGACGAGGTCGAAGAACGCGGTCTGGAGTTCCTCGGTGACGGGGCCGCGGCCACCGTCGCCGATCTCGACGTTGTCGACCCGGCGGATGGGGGTGACCTCGGCGGCGCTGCCGGTGAAGAACAGTTCGTCGGCGGTGTTGAGTTCGCCACGCGAGATGGAGACGTTGTCGTGGACGGTGTAGCCACGCTCCTCGGCCAGCGTGATGACGGTCTCGCGGGTGATGCCGTCGAGGATGCTCTCGGAGAGGCCGGGCGTGTACAGTTCGCCGTCCCGGACGAGGAAGAGATTCTCGCCGGGGCCCTCCGCGACGTTACCCTCCTTGTTGAGGACGATGGCCTCGACGAAGCCGTTGCGGCGGGCCTCCTCGCCGGCGAGCATGGAGTTGACGTAGAGGCCGGTGGTCTTGGCGTTCGTCGGGATCTGGCTGGAGGAGTGCTTGCGCCACGAGGAGACCATCACTTCGACGCCGTTCTCGAGGGCGTCCTCGCCGAGGTAGGCGCCCCACGGCCACGCGGCGATGGTGACGTCGGTCGGGCAGTCGCCTGGGGAGACGCCCAGCGTGTCGTAGCCGTAGTAGGCGAGCGGACGGATGTAACAGGACGCGAGGTCCTGGCGGTCGAGGAGTTCGGTCGTCGCCTCGGTGAGTTCCTCGGGGGTGTACTCGATCTCGAGGTCGTAGGGCTTGCAGGAGTTGTAGAGGCGTTCGAGGTGCTCCTCCCAGCGGAAGATGGCGGGGCCGTTGTCAGTGTCGTAGGCGCGCACGCCCTCGAAGACGCCGCTGCCGTAGTGGAGCGCGTGGGTGAGGACGTGGACCTTGGCGTCCTCCCAGTCCACGAACTCGCCGTTCATCCAGATCGTGTCAACGTCCATGTCGTCGAATCCGCTCATATTCGCCGGAACGGCGCGCCGTATCATAAAACCACGAGTGACGCCTCCCGCGACCTTTGCCGGTTCCTCCAACCCCCGGCGGAAATGTCCTATGATAATTTAACCAACGCCCTTAATTACTGGAGTGAATTAGATCGGGGCGATGAGCGAGTTCACGCCACTCACCTACGACGACATCGACGAGGCCCTCCGGCCGAGCCTGCGCGAGGCGCTCGTGCCCGTCCTCGCCGTCGTCGTCTTCCTCGGCGTCGGCTCCGGCTACCTGGAGCTCGCGCCGCACGCACCGCTGCTGTGGAGCATCGTCTTCGCGGGCCTGTTCGCCCGCTACCGCCTCGCCTACGACTGGGAGGGCGTCTACGACGCCGCCGCCTCCGGCCTCCGCATGGGCCTGCAGGCGATCCTCATCCTGTTCGTCATCTACGGGCTCATCGCCACGTGGACCAGCGCGGGCACCATCCCCGGACTGATGTACTACGGGCTGGACGCGCTGTCGCCGACCGTCTTCCTCCCGGTCACCGCCGTCCTCGCGGCCCTCGTCGCGTTCGCCATCGGCTCCTCGTGGACCACCGTCGGGACGCTCGGCGTCGCGTTCATCGGTATCGGCAACGGCCTCGGCGTCTCCCCCGCGATGACCGCGGGTGCCATCGTCTCCGGGGCGTACGCGGGCGACAAGCAGAGCCCCCTCTCGGACACGACCAACCTCGCGGCCGCCGTCACCAACACGAACCTCTACGAGCACATCAACGCGATGCGCACCGGCACCGCCATCGCGTTCGGCCTCTCGGTGGTCGCGTACGCCGTCCTCGGCGTGTTCGCCGTGAGCGACTCGGGCGCGGACGTCGCCGCCATCAGCGGCCCGCTCGCCGAGTCGTACGCGCTGGGCGCGCTGGTCTTCCTGCCGCTGGTCGTGACGTTCGGCCTCGCGATTCGGGGCTACCCGCCGCTGCCCTCCCTCGTCGCCGGCATCTTCGCCGGCGCGTTCACCACGATCGTCGCCCAGGGCGCGTCGTTCACGTTCGCGTGGGACGTGTTCCTCAACGGAACCAGCCCCGCCACGGGGAGCGAACTCGTGAACGGGCTACTGACCACCGGCGGCGTCTCCGGGTCCGCCTGGACCATCGCCGTCGTCGTCGCCGCGCTCGCGCTCGGCGGCATCCTCGAACGCACCGGTATCCTCGCCACGCTCGCCCACCACCTCACGAACGCCGTCTGGTCGCCCGGGTCGCTGGTCGCGGGCACCGGGGCCGCCGCCATGGTGACCAACGCGTTCTCCGCCCAGCAGTACATGAGCATCGTGGTGCCGGGGATGAGCCTGCGGAACCTCTACGAGGAGTACGGCCTCGAGGAACGCGACCTCTCGCGGGCCGTCGAGGCCGCCGGTACGCCGACCGGCCCGCTGTTCCCGTGGCACGCCGGCGCCGTCTACATGGCGGGCGTCCTCGGGCCGGCGTTCGCCACGTCGTGGGACTTCGCGGCGTTCTACTTCTTCGGGTTCCTCTCCCCGCTCGTGCTGTTCGCGATGGCGCTGTCCGGCCACGGCTACACGCAGAACCGTGCGGAGGCCGACTCGGCGGCGCTCGCCGACGACTGAGGCGCTACCGCTCCTCGAACAGTTTCCCGTCGCCGTCCGCGCTCACCTGTACGCGGAGTCCGCAGAAGGAGAACTCGATGCAGGCCCGCTGCTCCGAGCGCGAGTCGAACAGTGCGTCCAACGCGTCGGGGTCGATCGCCGTGTACAGCGGTGCTATCGACATCGGGTCCCGGCCCGTGTAGGAGGCGACGGACCGAACGACGGCCGCACTCACCGATTCGTCGTCGGTCCACGTGAACGTCTGGCTCGCCGTGCGCTGCGGATCTCCCTGCAACATTGTCCCACGCTACGACCGGGCCGTGCCAATAGCTGATGGTTCCCTCGGGAACGGCGTTTAATACGGCTCGTTCGAATCGTCCCTCGTCGTCGGGTCGAGGAGCGTGCTGGTGACGAGGTTCCGCGTCCCGCGGCGGAGCCGGTTGGAGACGGCGCGGCCGCTGATGTCGAAGTGCTCGCCGAGGTCCGCCTGCGTGACACCCCTGGGTTCGTCGAAGTACCCGCGCTGGTAGGCGAAGATCAGCGTCTGTCGCTGTTCCGGGGTCAGCAGTCGGTCGTCGCTCAGCAGGTCCGCGAAGGCGTAGATGCGTCGTATCTCGACGGGTACCCCGCGGTCGGTGAACAGCTGGCGGAACGCTCCCAGCTGGTCGCGACTCGGGGCCCTGACCTGGAACGTCCAGCCGTCGGCGGTCCCGGTGGCGTCCAGTACCGTCGCCCGCATCTCATGTATCCCCTGGATGGCCACCGCGTCCGGCGTCCACTCCGCGCGGAACAGCGCGCTCGACTCCACCTCCGTGAGCACCTCGACGGTCGAGACGCCGGATTCGTCCCGTAGGCCCTCCAGAAATCGCTGGTGGTCGACGTCGAAGACCCAGAAGAACGGGAGCGCGGCGTCGCCCGTGGGCACCAGCCGTTCGAGTTTGACCGTCGCCGCCGGGAGGGATTCGAGTGTCTCCCCGCCGGGGATCGCTCGCGGCGGGAGACTGAACTCGGCGACGATACTCATCGACACCAGTACGCCGACGAACCGTCCCTGGGGGTGGTCTCGTCGCGCGACAGGGGGCGAACAGTCGACGACCGACTACTGGACCGCAACGAGATGGCAGTCCGCGTCGTACTCGAGGATACCCACGTCGTCGAGCACGGGGAGGTGGACGTGGTGGAGCGACACCGCAACCTCCTGGCGCGAAGTCGTGTCCTCGCCGGGGTCGGTAGGCACCCGTTCGAGCACCGCCGTCGTTAGTTCTTCCAGGGAGAGTTCGGTGGTCTGCTCGGGGAGGACGTCGAGGACGACCTGTCGGCGTTCGTCGGCGAGCAGTCGGTGGCGCTCGCTCTCGGTGAGGTCTGTGTCAGCGGCCTGTTCGAGTCCGTGTTCCAGTTGTGCCTTGCTCATTGTGTATGTCCACGGCTCCCAGCCGTCCGTTGGTGTTTCGAGAGACGTTCCCTCCCCGGGTAAGGGTTGACCATAAGAAATTAGGCCGGCGTTTTGTCGCCACCCCGGCGATTTAGTTGCAATTTGACAATCACGTGCCGGCGGATAGGTGCGACTAGTTTCCAGCATCGCCGAGGATAATTACAGTGTTCTCGATTCGTTACCTCCGTCCACGGAGGGTTAATGAACCAGGAATACGACAGGGAGCACTGATGGCAAGTGGCACGCTGAGTGAAGGGCTGCGCGAGACTCTCGAAGTCTTCGAGACGGTCGACGGGCCGGGCGAACCCTTGACGACGAACGAGGTCGCCGAGGCGTTGCCGATCTCGCGGCGGAGCACGTACGCTCGTCTGGAACGCCTCGCCGACGACGGCTACCTCCGGACCAAGAAAGTCGGGAGCAGGGGTCGCGTCTGGTGGCAGCCACCGACGGCTGCAGCCGCGGCCGACGTGTCGGGCAACGACGTCGAACTGGCGCGACTCATCGACAACACCCCGGGGATGGTGTACCGGTGTCTGGGCGAGTCGGGGTGGAAGTTGACGTTCGTCAGCGACGCCTGCAGTGACATCACGGGCTACGACGCCACCGCCCTCCAGTCCGGGGCCGTGAGCTGGGAGCGAGACGTCGTCCACCCGGACGACCGGGCCGAGGCGCGCGAAGAGATCACCGCGCAGCTGCGCGACGACGACCAGTTCACCGTCCAGTACCGCGTCCTGACCGCCGATGACGAGGTGCGGTGGGTGGCCGAGCACGGTACCCCCGTCGCCGACGCGGACGAACGGGCGTTCCGCGAGGGTGTCGTGACCGACGTCACCGAACAGCAGACGGTCGAGCGCGAACTCGCCGAGCGGGAGCGCCAGCTCCGCGAGGAGCAGGCGCTGGTCCAGAGCATCCTCGACAACCAGCGGGACATCGTCTACGCGGTGGACCCCGACGGGCAGTTCACGCGCTGGAACGACCGTCTCGTGGAGGTGACCGGCTACGCGGACGAGGAGATCGCGGAGATGGAGATCCCGGAGTTCATCGCCGACGAGGCGAGGGAGGAGGCCGCCGAGGCGATCCAGGACGTCGTCCTGCACGGCGAGAGCCGGACCCTCGAGTTGCCGCTGGTGACCGCCGACGGCACCGAGATCCCCTACGAGTTCACCGGCACCCCCATCCAGGAGGGCGGGAAGGTAGCGGGCCTCGTGGGCGTCGGTCGGGACGTCACCGAGCGCAAGAAGAAGGAACGACAGCTGGCGCGCCACCGCGACGACCTCGAGAGCGAACTGGAGGAGATCTACGGCCGCATCACGGACGCGTTCTTCGCGCTCGACGAGGACTGGACGTTCACGCACGCCAACGACCGCGCCCAGGAGCTCGTCGACCCGGACGGCGACGGACTCGAGGGCGAGAACATCTGGGAGTCGTACCCGGACGCGGTCGACTCCCGGTTCGAGACCGAGTACCGGACGGCGATGGAGACCCAGGAGGCGACGACCTTCGAAGCGTACTACCCCGAGCCACTGGACGCGTGGTTCGAGGTCCACGCCTACCCCTCGGAGACCGGGCTGTCGGTGTACTTCCAGGACGTCACCGAGCGCAAGGAGTACGAACGGGAGCTCGGACTGTACGAGACCATCGTCGAGACGATCGAGGACGGCGTCTACGTCCTCGACGACGAGTTCCAGTTCGCGCAGGTCAACGACGCGTACGTCGAGATGACCGGCTACGACCGCGAGGAGCTGCTCGGCTCGCACTGTTCGCTCGTCGTCGACCAGGCTGTGCTCGAGCAGTCCGCCGAGGACCTCCAGCAGATCATCGACGGGGAGGTGGCGGGCGCGACCATCGAGGCCGACATCCACCGGAAAGACGGCACCACGCTCCCCGCCGAGAGCCGGTTCACCGCGCTGCCGACAGTGGGCGACGACCCCCCGAAGAAGGTCGGCGTGGTCCGCGACGTCAGTGAGCGCAGGAAGCGCGAACGCGAACTCGAGGAGTCCGAGCGCCGCTACCGCACCATCGCGGAGTACTTCCCGAACGGCATCGTCACCCTCTTCGACCACGACTTCACCTACACGCTCGCCGCGGGGCAGGGGTTCGCCGACCTGTCCGTCGACCCCGAGGACGTCGATGGCAGGAGCTTCCGCGAGGCCTGGGACGAGGAGACCGCCGACGAACTCGAACCCGTCTTCGAGGCCGCACTCGACGGCGAGGAGCGGTCGGTCGAACTCTCCTACGCCGGCGCAGAGTGGGTCGTCCGCGGCGCCCCCATCACCGACGAGCGCGGCGAGGTGTTCGCCGGGATGACGACGTCCCAGAACATCACCGAGCGCAAGGAACGCGAGGAGGAACTGGTCCGCCAGCGCGAACAGCTGTCGGCGCTCAACGACATCAACGAGGTCGTCCACGAGATCACGGACGCCGCCATCGAGCAGTCCACGCGCGAGGAGATCGAGTCCGGCGTCTGCGAGCGCCTGGCTGCCACGGACTCCTACCGGTTCGCCTGGATCGGTGACGTGGACACGAACTCCCGGACCGTCGACTCGCGGGCAAGCGCGGGCACCGGAGGGTACCTCGACGACGTCACCATCTCCGTCGACCCGGACGACGAGCGCAGCGAGGGGCCGACCGGCAGGGCGCTGCGCACCGGTGAGATGCAGACGTCCCAGGACATCCAGAACGACGCGCAGTACGCGCCGTGGCGCCAGGTCGCCGAGACGTACGACTTCCGCTCCTCGGCGGCGATCCCGATCACCCACGAGGGGACGGTGTTCGGCGTGCTGAACGTCTACGCCGACCGCCCGTACGCCTTCGAGGAACAGGAACGGGCGGTCATCGGCCAGCTCGGCGAGATCGTCGGCCACGCCATCGCGGCCGTCGAGCGCAAACGCGCGCTGATGAGCGACGAGGTCGTCGAACTCCGGTTCCACATCCCGACGCTCTTCGAGAAGATCGACGCCGGAACCACCGGGAGCGGCCGGTTCACGGTCGAGGAGACCGTCCCGATAGCCGACGAGGAGTACCTCGTCTACGGGCAGGCCAGCCAGGACGCCGTCGAGAACGTCTCGGCCATCGTCGACGCCGTCCCCCACTGGGAGGAGGTGCGCTTCCAGGACGACGGCGACGGCGAGGTGGCCTTCGAGGCGCGACTCTCCGAACCGCCCGTACTGTCGGTGCTCGCGTCGCTAGGCGGCTCCGTCGAAGAGTTCGTCGTCGATGGCGGGGACCTCCACATGACCCTCCACCTCGCGCCGAGTTCGGACACCCGGGCGCTCGTCGACGCCGTCCGCGAGGCCTACCCCAGCGCGGAGATGGTGGCGCGACGTCAGACCACGCGGCCCGGGACAGGCGCCGAGCAGTTCGACCACGTGTTCACCGAATCGCTCACCGACCGCCAGCGGGCGGCGCTCCGCGCGGCCTACCACGCGGGCTTCTTCGAGTGGCCACGGGAGGCCTCCGGCGAGGACGTCGCCGCGTCACTGGACGTCTCGGCGCCGACGTTCCACCAGCACCTCCGGAAGGCAGAGCAGCAGATCTTCGAGTCGCTGCTGTCGTCGTCGTTCTGACTACGGCCCGAACGCCGCCAGCAGGTCGCTCCCCTCCACGTAGACGAGTCCGTTGCGTTCGGCGTACGCCTCCGCGTCCGCGACAGACAGCGCCTCGCCGGTCTCGTCGTCGAGCATCTCGCAGACCACGGCGGCGGGCG contains:
- the pyrE gene encoding orotate phosphoribosyltransferase — protein: MANDDLIAALRDADAVQFGEFELSHGGTSEYYVDKYLFETDPECLRAIAEAFAERVDPGTKLGGVALGGVPLAAATSVVADVPYVIARKQAKEYGTGNRIEGRLDDGEEVVVVEDIATTGQSAMDAVTALRDAGATVNRALLVVDREEGGRDLLAEHGVEMEALVTASDLLDSA
- a CDS encoding GNAT family N-acetyltransferase → MQVREATPADAEAVARVADAAWHDAHAGIVGEDAVEAFLAEYYDPDALRERYRDAESVTFVAEDTERVVGYASGVPADDGYTLGSLYVHPDRQGAGIGSRLLARVEDAARQADYDAVDLVVMAGNDDSIGFYESKGYERVDDHYDELLDVDGYVYEKPV
- a CDS encoding CDP-2,3-bis-(O-geranylgeranyl)-sn-glycerol synthase; the encoded protein is MDLAATVAVAFWAMLPAYVPNNVAVLAGGGRPIDGGRTWNGRRVLGDGKTWRGTFVGTLAGVALTAALNTLEPAASEALGVPLPAFPLAATVALPAGAMLGDILASFLKRRTGRERGAAFPLVDQLDFVVVALVLTALAAPAWFGDTFTLEVVVAVLVLTPVLHVGTNVGAYQLGLKDEPW
- a CDS encoding proline dehydrogenase family protein, whose translation is MIPPIASRFVAGESPAAALDHVDDLNDQGVKAILNLLGEHYEERPPADEDAAAYEDLVRDISGSGLDACISVKPSQIGLDVGDDVFAENLADIAAVADEHGVFTWVDMEDHETTDATLDAFEDLTTEYEGGVGVCVQANLKRTEEDLERLADLPGKVRLVKGAYDEPRELAYKNKERVNEAYRTYLKFMFQEFDDGVAVGSHDPEMIALARDLHDEYGTDYEIQMLMGVRDDAQVELAAEDVEVWQYVPYGDKWFSYFYRRAMERKENMLFALRAVLGR
- a CDS encoding DUF502 domain-containing protein, encoding MTSWKRDFASGLIVLVPILVTAYVIYWLFGIIAGIAGIATSIDDPVTAVGLTLLVFVLLVFSVGYLMRTAVGGLVEGVIDDLMNRLPILRIVYNASKMAVETVLSGGTGEFQKPVKITPWHGMRMTAFKTGKTTDDGREVVFMPTSPNITTGFVIEVEPEDIEETGESVEDALTRVLSAGFGENDNKSIDEFVGDDE
- a CDS encoding branched-chain amino acid transaminase, translating into MSGFDDMDVDTIWMNGEFVDWEDAKVHVLTHALHYGSGVFEGVRAYDTDNGPAIFRWEEHLERLYNSCKPYDLEIEYTPEELTEATTELLDRQDLASCYIRPLAYYGYDTLGVSPGDCPTDVTIAAWPWGAYLGEDALENGVEVMVSSWRKHSSSQIPTNAKTTGLYVNSMLAGEEARRNGFVEAIVLNKEGNVAEGPGENLFLVRDGELYTPGLSESILDGITRETVITLAEERGYTVHDNVSISRGELNTADELFFTGSAAEVTPIRRVDNVEIGDGGRGPVTEELQTAFFDLVEAGEREEWFHYV
- a CDS encoding Na+/H+ antiporter NhaC family protein, which produces MSEFTPLTYDDIDEALRPSLREALVPVLAVVVFLGVGSGYLELAPHAPLLWSIVFAGLFARYRLAYDWEGVYDAAASGLRMGLQAILILFVIYGLIATWTSAGTIPGLMYYGLDALSPTVFLPVTAVLAALVAFAIGSSWTTVGTLGVAFIGIGNGLGVSPAMTAGAIVSGAYAGDKQSPLSDTTNLAAAVTNTNLYEHINAMRTGTAIAFGLSVVAYAVLGVFAVSDSGADVAAISGPLAESYALGALVFLPLVVTFGLAIRGYPPLPSLVAGIFAGAFTTIVAQGASFTFAWDVFLNGTSPATGSELVNGLLTTGGVSGSAWTIAVVVAALALGGILERTGILATLAHHLTNAVWSPGSLVAGTGAAAMVTNAFSAQQYMSIVVPGMSLRNLYEEYGLEERDLSRAVEAAGTPTGPLFPWHAGAVYMAGVLGPAFATSWDFAAFYFFGFLSPLVLFAMALSGHGYTQNRAEADSAALADD
- a CDS encoding HalOD1 output domain-containing protein yields the protein MLQGDPQRTASQTFTWTDDESVSAAVVRSVASYTGRDPMSIAPLYTAIDPDALDALFDSRSEQRACIEFSFCGLRVQVSADGDGKLFEER
- a CDS encoding helix-turn-helix domain-containing protein, translating into MSIVAEFSLPPRAIPGGETLESLPAATVKLERLVPTGDAALPFFWVFDVDHQRFLEGLRDESGVSTVEVLTEVESSALFRAEWTPDAVAIQGIHEMRATVLDATGTADGWTFQVRAPSRDQLGAFRQLFTDRGVPVEIRRIYAFADLLSDDRLLTPEQRQTLIFAYQRGYFDEPRGVTQADLGEHFDISGRAVSNRLRRGTRNLVTSTLLDPTTRDDSNEPY
- a CDS encoding DUF7344 domain-containing protein, with protein sequence MSKAQLEHGLEQAADTDLTESERHRLLADERRQVVLDVLPEQTTELSLEELTTAVLERVPTDPGEDTTSRQEVAVSLHHVHLPVLDDVGILEYDADCHLVAVQ
- a CDS encoding PAS domain S-box protein; translated protein: MASGTLSEGLRETLEVFETVDGPGEPLTTNEVAEALPISRRSTYARLERLADDGYLRTKKVGSRGRVWWQPPTAAAAADVSGNDVELARLIDNTPGMVYRCLGESGWKLTFVSDACSDITGYDATALQSGAVSWERDVVHPDDRAEAREEITAQLRDDDQFTVQYRVLTADDEVRWVAEHGTPVADADERAFREGVVTDVTEQQTVERELAERERQLREEQALVQSILDNQRDIVYAVDPDGQFTRWNDRLVEVTGYADEEIAEMEIPEFIADEAREEAAEAIQDVVLHGESRTLELPLVTADGTEIPYEFTGTPIQEGGKVAGLVGVGRDVTERKKKERQLARHRDDLESELEEIYGRITDAFFALDEDWTFTHANDRAQELVDPDGDGLEGENIWESYPDAVDSRFETEYRTAMETQEATTFEAYYPEPLDAWFEVHAYPSETGLSVYFQDVTERKEYERELGLYETIVETIEDGVYVLDDEFQFAQVNDAYVEMTGYDREELLGSHCSLVVDQAVLEQSAEDLQQIIDGEVAGATIEADIHRKDGTTLPAESRFTALPTVGDDPPKKVGVVRDVSERRKRERELEESERRYRTIAEYFPNGIVTLFDHDFTYTLAAGQGFADLSVDPEDVDGRSFREAWDEETADELEPVFEAALDGEERSVELSYAGAEWVVRGAPITDERGEVFAGMTTSQNITERKEREEELVRQREQLSALNDINEVVHEITDAAIEQSTREEIESGVCERLAATDSYRFAWIGDVDTNSRTVDSRASAGTGGYLDDVTISVDPDDERSEGPTGRALRTGEMQTSQDIQNDAQYAPWRQVAETYDFRSSAAIPITHEGTVFGVLNVYADRPYAFEEQERAVIGQLGEIVGHAIAAVERKRALMSDEVVELRFHIPTLFEKIDAGTTGSGRFTVEETVPIADEEYLVYGQASQDAVENVSAIVDAVPHWEEVRFQDDGDGEVAFEARLSEPPVLSVLASLGGSVEEFVVDGGDLHMTLHLAPSSDTRALVDAVREAYPSAEMVARRQTTRPGTGAEQFDHVFTESLTDRQRAALRAAYHAGFFEWPREASGEDVAASLDVSAPTFHQHLRKAEQQIFESLLSSSF